A genomic stretch from Myxocyprinus asiaticus isolate MX2 ecotype Aquarium Trade chromosome 24, UBuf_Myxa_2, whole genome shotgun sequence includes:
- the pdzd4 gene encoding PDZ domain-containing protein 4, with protein MGCNMCVVNRPEEQYRIMFQKGNTMRPIDAEVKLKGRRTSHLSQDKDGQPHDPLLLQVVRKGYRRRLGVAAGTARLMAITDCMDNATQTDISFQNYLSGDRGSYPSNGSPMPPPSPPLAQLAEPYLLNDLRSLGHEYSDPNNYFSIANHEVDQQEELEYEEVELYKSSQQDKLGLTVCYRTDDEEDQGIYVGEVNPNSIAAKDGRIRKGDRILQINGVEVQNREEAVAILTREDSTNFSLLLARPEIETDTHLDPEELDCELPAEMSVDSLNISPLSGLYHLRQQRTQAGIPEEALHREMPMLSLATLSNSQELDSGVGRTDESTKNEESSEHDILLGEEQTSASNTNGTNTPGSLRKFRPARNGGSDTPSPLFPLRELHLSTDSLDCGSVVGGYFHDPVSGMMMPGLTEEECERYKQLLEIKCRYEKRMKSVKKVQQAQERQQNEKGTQEEDELGEKDVALDENSNENLMTPTPHEMVLLEEEMRHLEFKCRNILRAQKMQQLRERCLKAWLMEEETSGRASAEPQGSPLHELSDINELPEKERSDKDSTSAYNTGGESCRSTPMVSEHRLPVSQMDESTSPLPSRHRERPNWSERGRASLNSSYSPSSYKKFQTNIAINQQFRSLSREGTVRRIPEGNSRVSSHDRNGGRSAESSPYFTRRRHSNGLTPERYQSCMHLGSSLSESSGPLDRAVEGESEAPMGGSDHEGPRILPHPSPAKLSLALPLPLPPASPRMEWKVKIRSDGTRYVAKRPVRDRLLKARAMKIREERSGMTTDDDAMSEMKMGRYWSKEERKQQLLRAREQRRRREFMMQSRIEYLRERDLDSGRENQSETVQMATSILDLSQKKSSKKRNRRILDNWITIQELLAHGSRSPDGTKVYNPLLSVTTV; from the exons AAGGGAAACACTATGCGTCCCATTGATGCAGAAGTAAAG CTCAAAGGCAGAAGAACATCTCATCTGTCCCAGGATAAAGATGGGCAGCCCCATGATCCTTTGCTACTTCAGGTGGTACGTAAGGGATACAGAAGGAGATTAGGTGTGGCCGCTGGCACGGCCCGGCTCATGGCTATTACAGACTGCATGGACAATGCCACCCAGACTGACATCAGCTTCCAGAACTATCTGAGTGGGGACAGAGGGTCTTACCCAAGCAATGGATCACCCATGCCCCCACCCTCACCTCCACTTGCCCAGCTGGCGGAGCCATACCTGCTCAATGATCT TCGTTCTCTAGGGCATGAATATAGTGATCCAAATAACTACTTCAGTATTGCCAATCATGAGGTGGATCAACAAGAAGAGCTGGAATATGAG GAAGTGGAGCTGTATAAGTCAAGTCAGCAGGATAAACTGGGGCTAACAGTCTGTTACCGCACAGACGATGAGGAGGACCAGGGCATCTATGTAGGGGAG GTAAATCCAAACAGTATAGCAGCAAAAGATGGAAGAATCCGAAAGGGTGACAGGATACTGCAG ATAAATGGGGTGGAAGTTCAGAACAGAGAGGAAGCCGTGGCAATTCTGACCCGAGAGGACAGCACCAACTTCTCATTACTGCTAGCCAGACCAGAGATAGAG ACGGACACTCATTTGGACCCAGAGGAACTCGATTGTGAATTACCTGCCGAGATGAGCGTGGACAGCCTTAATATCTCTCCCCTGTCTGGCCTGTACCATTTACGCCAACAGAGAACCCAAGCAGGCATTCCTGAGGAAGCCTTACATCGGGAGATGCCCATGCTCAGCCTAGCCACCCTCAGCAACAGTCAGGAACTCGATAGTGGTGTGGGCCGCACTGATGAGAGCACAAAGAACGAAGAGTCCTCCGAACATGATATTCTTCTGGGTGAAGAGCAGACCAGTGCCTCCAACACGAACGGCACCAACACGCCCGGCAGCTTACGGAAGTTCAGGCCGGCCAGGAATGGCGGAAGTGACACTCCATCTCCACTGTTCCCTCTCAGAGAGCTGCACCTCAGCACCGACTCGCTGGATTGTGGAAGTGTTGTTGGAGGGTACTTTCATGACCCCGTCAGTGGGATGATGATGCCAGGCCTGACAGAGGAGGAATGCGAGAGGTACAAGCAGCTACTGGAAATCAAGTGTCGTTACGAGAAGAGGATGAAAAGTGTAAAGAAGGTGCAACAGGCTCAGGAAagacaacaaaatgaaaaaggaACACAAGAGGAAGATGAGCTTGGAGAGAAGGATGTGGCTCTTGATGAGAACAGTAACGAGAACCTCATGACCCCAACTCCACATGAAATGGTGCTTTTGGAAGAGGAAATGAGACACCTTGAGTTCAAGTGTCGCAACATTTTGCGGGCACAGAAGATGCAGCAATTAAGAGAGCGCTGTTTGAAAGCCTGGCTGATGGAGGAAGAAACATCTGGACGGGCTTCCGCTGAACCACAGGGATCTCCTCTGCACGAGTTGTCTGACATCAACGAACTGCCTGAGAAGGAACGATCAGATAAGGATAGCACCAGTGCTTACAACACTGGGGGAGAGAGTTGCAGGAGCACACCCATGGTGAGTGAGCATCGACTTCCTGTTTCTCAGATGGATGAGTCCACAAGCCCTCTACCTAGTAGACACAGGGAACGACCAAATTGGAGTGAAAGAGGACGAGCAAGCCTCAACAGTTCTTATTCACCCAGCAGCTATAAGAAGTTTCAGACAAACATCGCTATCAACCAGCAATTCCGCTCACTTTCAAGAGAAGGCACTGTCCGACGCATACCAGAGGGCAATTCAAGAGTAAGCAGCCATGACAGAAATGGTGGTCGTAGTGCCGAGTCCAGTCCTTACTTCACCAGACGCCGACATTCAAACGGCCTCACTCCGGAACGGTACCAGAGTTGCATGCATCTGGGATCTTCACTTTCCGAGAGCTCTGGGCCCCTGGATAGAGCTGTGGAGGGAGAGAGTGAGGCCCCAATGGGTGGTAGCGACCATGAAGGCCCCAGGATCCTTCCTCATCCCAGCCCAGCGAAGCTCTCTCTGGCCTTACCTCTGCCGCTTCCCCCTGCCTCACCACGCATGGAGTGGAAGGTTAAGATCAGGAGCGATGGGACCCGCTACGTGGCCAAACGTCCCGTCCGTGATCGACTTTTGAAAGCTCGCGCAATGAAGATCAGAGAAGAGCGTAGCGGCATGACTACCGATGATGATGCCATGAGTGAAATGAAGATGGGACGCTACTGGAGCAAAGAAGAGCGTAAGCAGCAGCTGTTGAGGGCTCGCGAACAACGAAGACGCAGAGAGTTTATGATGCAGAGCCGCATAGAGTATCTGCGAGAACGGGATCTGGATTCAGGCAGGGAGAACCAGTCGGAGACAGTCCAGATGGCAACCTCCATTCTGGACCTCAGCCAGAAAAAAAGCTCAAAGAAACGTAACCGACGCATACTGGACAATTGGATCACCATCCAAGAGCTACTAGCCCATGGCTCTCGTTCTCCAGATGGGACAAAGGTGTACAATCCTCTATTGTCTGTTACCACTGTCTGA